One window of Abyssibacter profundi genomic DNA carries:
- a CDS encoding YitT family protein: protein MANKARPPQHSLFEDLFALVCAAVLVGMGIYMMKLAGLLTGGTAGLALSVSTVAPVSFGQVFFVMNLPFYLLAIRALGWRFATNTLVAVTSVSLFADQLDHLIVFETLQPAFAAIGGGVLVGIGMLITFRHNASLGGVGILAIYLQKRFGVRAGNVQMAVDCGIVLIGFFLVSIWLLALSIAGAIAMNTIIAVNHKPGRYQIV, encoded by the coding sequence ATGGCCAATAAAGCCCGCCCTCCCCAGCATTCGCTGTTCGAAGACCTATTCGCCCTGGTTTGTGCCGCCGTGCTGGTCGGAATGGGCATTTACATGATGAAACTGGCCGGCTTGCTGACAGGGGGGACAGCAGGGCTGGCGCTCAGCGTCAGTACGGTTGCGCCGGTCAGCTTCGGGCAAGTGTTTTTTGTCATGAACCTGCCGTTCTATCTGCTGGCCATTCGCGCACTCGGGTGGCGGTTTGCCACGAACACGCTGGTGGCGGTCACCAGCGTGTCACTGTTTGCCGACCAGCTGGATCACCTCATTGTCTTCGAGACCCTGCAACCCGCATTCGCGGCCATCGGCGGTGGTGTGCTGGTGGGGATTGGTATGCTGATTACATTCCGCCACAACGCGAGTTTGGGGGGTGTGGGCATCCTCGCGATCTACTTGCAGAAACGCTTTGGCGTTCGCGCTGGCAACGTGCAGATGGCCGTGGACTGCGGCATTGTGCTGATTGGCTTCTTCCTGGTTTCGATCTGGCTGCTGGCACTCTCGATCGCAGGCGCCATTGCCATGAATACGATCATCGCAGTCAATCACAAGCCTGGGCGCTATCAGATTGTGTAG
- the ychF gene encoding redox-regulated ATPase YchF, translating to MGIQCGIVGLPNVGKSTLFNALTRAEIAAENYPFCTIDPNVGVVPVPDPRLDQLAAIAKPQKLIPTTVEFVDIAGLVAGASKGEGLGNQFLGHIRETDAIAHVVRCFEDGDVVHVSGSVDPVRDIETIETELVLADMETVSKAIERAQKTARSGNKDAKARVALLERLQAHMDDGSPARSAELSEDDRLALRDLHLITAKPMLYIANVDEDGLEGNEYTAKVQAYAESVGAQVVIVCAAIESEIALLDADDRAEFLGDLGLEEPGLDRVIRAAYRLLGLMTYFTAGEKEVRAWTVREQATAPQAAGVIHTDFEKGFIRAEVVGYDDYVQYQGETGAKDAGRWRLEGKDYIVKEGDVMHFRFNV from the coding sequence ATGGGCATTCAATGCGGAATCGTCGGCTTGCCAAATGTGGGCAAGTCCACGTTGTTCAACGCGCTGACACGCGCCGAAATCGCAGCTGAGAACTACCCGTTCTGCACCATCGATCCCAACGTTGGTGTGGTGCCGGTGCCCGATCCCCGGCTCGATCAACTGGCCGCCATCGCCAAACCGCAGAAACTGATTCCGACAACCGTCGAGTTCGTGGACATTGCCGGGCTGGTGGCGGGGGCCTCCAAGGGCGAGGGGCTGGGCAACCAGTTTCTGGGTCATATCCGCGAAACCGATGCCATCGCGCATGTGGTGCGCTGTTTCGAAGATGGGGATGTGGTGCATGTCTCCGGGTCTGTCGATCCCGTGCGCGATATCGAAACCATCGAAACGGAATTGGTGCTGGCTGACATGGAAACCGTCAGCAAGGCCATCGAGCGGGCGCAGAAAACGGCCCGAAGCGGCAACAAGGACGCCAAGGCGCGTGTTGCTCTGCTAGAGCGTTTGCAAGCCCATATGGATGACGGTTCGCCCGCACGCTCGGCCGAGCTTAGCGAAGACGATCGTCTGGCATTGCGGGACCTGCACCTGATCACCGCCAAGCCCATGCTCTACATTGCCAACGTCGACGAGGACGGGCTGGAAGGCAACGAGTACACGGCCAAGGTGCAGGCCTACGCCGAGTCGGTTGGTGCGCAGGTGGTCATCGTTTGCGCCGCTATCGAGTCCGAGATCGCATTGCTGGACGCCGATGATCGCGCCGAGTTTCTCGGCGATCTGGGCTTGGAAGAGCCCGGTCTGGACCGCGTGATCCGCGCGGCCTACCGGCTGCTGGGTTTGATGACCTATTTCACGGCAGGCGAGAAGGAAGTCCGGGCCTGGACCGTGCGTGAGCAGGCCACCGCCCCGCAGGCTGCCGGCGTGATTCATACCGATTTCGAGAAAGGTTTTATCCGCGCCGAGGTGGTGGGCTACGACGACTATGTCCAATACCAAGGTGAAACGGGTGCCAAGGATGCCGGCCGCTGGCGCCTGGAGGGTAAGGATTACATCGTCAAGGAAGGCGATGTGATGCACTTCCGCTTCAACGTCTGA
- the pth gene encoding aminoacyl-tRNA hydrolase — MSANIAAIIGLGNPGSEYHRTRHNAGWWMIDWLASHAGASLSMNKKMNAELAQANLGGQSVWLVKPQTFMNRSGQSMQALAQFYKLPTESLLVIHDELDLPCGTARLKRGGGHGGHNGLRSAIAHCGADFARLRLGIGHPGHRDQVLNYVLKPPTANEQIELDRCIDRAGDALLLMLQRGWDRATQQLHTKSDH, encoded by the coding sequence ATGTCAGCGAACATCGCTGCCATTATCGGACTGGGGAATCCCGGTTCCGAATATCACCGCACGCGGCACAACGCGGGCTGGTGGATGATCGACTGGCTGGCGTCCCACGCGGGCGCCAGTCTGTCGATGAACAAGAAAATGAATGCTGAGCTGGCCCAGGCCAATCTGGGCGGCCAGTCGGTCTGGCTGGTCAAGCCGCAGACTTTCATGAATCGCAGTGGCCAGTCCATGCAGGCGCTTGCGCAGTTCTACAAGCTGCCGACCGAATCCCTGCTGGTCATCCACGACGAGCTGGATTTGCCCTGTGGTACGGCCCGTCTCAAACGGGGCGGGGGCCATGGCGGCCACAACGGCCTGCGCAGTGCCATTGCTCACTGCGGCGCGGATTTCGCACGTTTGCGACTGGGGATCGGCCATCCCGGGCACCGCGATCAGGTGCTGAATTACGTGCTCAAACCGCCGACGGCGAATGAGCAGATTGAGCTGGATCGCTGCATTGATCGTGCGGGCGACGCTCTACTCCTGATGCTGCAACGTGGCTGGGACCGCGCAACGCAGCAATTGCACACCAAGTCCGACCACTAG
- a CDS encoding 50S ribosomal protein L25/general stress protein Ctc produces the protein MSEDFIVHAETRSVQGTGASRRLRRTGKVPAILYGGDAEPVQLSVDHNEMVRHLEHEAFYSHILSIEVDGKTENAVLKDLQRHPSKAQILHADFMRVVAGQSMRMTVPLHFVGEDKSPGIKNNGGVLDRLRNELEIECLPRNLPEYIEVDVSGLDVNESIHLEELTLPEGVTSVAQAHGENWTVVAVHVPRAAVETDEEAGDADDAADGDAADGEGESED, from the coding sequence ATGAGTGAGGACTTTATCGTCCATGCAGAAACCCGCTCGGTGCAGGGAACGGGTGCGAGCCGCCGTCTGCGTCGTACGGGCAAGGTTCCGGCCATTCTTTACGGCGGTGACGCCGAGCCGGTTCAGTTGAGCGTCGATCACAACGAGATGGTTCGTCATCTCGAACACGAGGCGTTCTATTCGCACATCCTGAGCATCGAAGTCGACGGCAAGACCGAAAACGCCGTGCTCAAGGACTTGCAGCGTCATCCGTCCAAAGCGCAGATCCTGCACGCCGACTTCATGCGTGTTGTGGCTGGCCAGTCCATGCGCATGACCGTGCCGCTGCACTTCGTTGGTGAAGACAAGTCGCCCGGTATCAAGAACAACGGCGGTGTGCTGGATCGTCTGCGCAACGAGCTGGAAATCGAATGTCTGCCGCGTAACCTGCCGGAGTACATCGAAGTCGACGTGTCCGGACTGGACGTCAACGAATCCATCCACCTGGAGGAACTGACGCTGCCGGAAGGTGTGACATCGGTTGCCCAGGCGCATGGTGAGAACTGGACGGTTGTTGCCGTACACGTGCCGCGTGCCGCTGTTGAAACCGACGAAGAGGCCGGTGACGCCGACGACGCTGCGGACGGTGATGCTGCGGACGGCGAGGGCGAGTCGGAAGACTAA
- a CDS encoding ribose-phosphate diphosphokinase, whose translation MTDSSLMLFTGNANPVLGQEVADNFKLPLGKCVVGRFSDGEVMVELMENVRGKDVFVIQPTCWPTNDNVMELLMMIDALHRASAGRITAVMPYFGYARQDRRPRSARVPISAKVVASMIGTVGADRVLTVDLHADQIQGFFDVPVDNVYASPLLLGDIWRQKYEDLIVVSPDVGGVVRARAVAKRLDDADLAIIDKRRPRANVAEVMNIIGDVRGKTCVIVDDLVDTAGTLAQAAQALKNNGAARVVAYVTHPVLSGPAVQNIDNSVLDELVVTDTIPLSPEAAASPRIRQLHIATMLAETIRRVSNEESVSSLYVD comes from the coding sequence ATGACAGACTCTTCCTTGATGCTCTTTACCGGCAACGCCAACCCCGTGCTGGGGCAAGAGGTTGCCGATAACTTCAAGCTGCCTCTCGGCAAATGCGTTGTGGGTCGCTTCTCTGACGGAGAAGTCATGGTCGAGCTGATGGAGAACGTCCGTGGCAAGGATGTCTTCGTGATTCAGCCGACGTGCTGGCCGACCAATGACAACGTCATGGAACTGCTGATGATGATCGATGCGCTGCATCGTGCGTCAGCCGGTCGCATCACCGCCGTGATGCCTTACTTTGGCTACGCCCGCCAGGATCGCCGTCCGCGCTCGGCCCGTGTGCCGATTTCGGCCAAGGTGGTTGCCAGCATGATCGGGACGGTGGGTGCCGACCGCGTACTGACGGTCGACCTGCATGCCGACCAGATCCAAGGCTTCTTCGACGTTCCTGTGGATAACGTGTACGCCTCGCCGTTGCTGCTGGGCGACATCTGGCGCCAGAAGTACGAAGACCTGATCGTCGTGTCCCCCGATGTGGGCGGTGTGGTCCGTGCTCGGGCGGTTGCCAAGCGACTGGACGACGCCGACCTTGCCATCATCGATAAGCGTCGTCCGCGCGCCAACGTGGCCGAGGTGATGAACATCATCGGTGATGTGCGCGGTAAGACCTGTGTCATCGTTGATGACTTGGTGGATACCGCCGGCACGCTGGCCCAGGCGGCCCAGGCATTGAAGAACAACGGAGCGGCGCGCGTCGTCGCCTATGTGACGCATCCGGTGCTATCCGGCCCGGCCGTCCAGAACATCGACAACTCGGTGCTGGATGAGCTGGTGGTCACCGACACGATTCCGCTGTCGCCAGAGGCCGCTGCTTCACCGCGGATTCGTCAGCTCCACATCGCCACCATGTTGGCGGAAACCATCCGCCGCGTGTCCAACGAGGAAAGCGTGAGTTCGCTCTACGTCGACTAG
- the ispE gene encoding 4-(cytidine 5'-diphospho)-2-C-methyl-D-erythritol kinase, which produces MTEQRWVSPAKLNLCLHINGRYDNGYHALQSVFVPITLCDTIDIRPRDDQRIERLGGLPELPAEDDLALKAARSLSHHMGGHPFGVDLRIDKVIPAGAGLGGGSSNAATVLVALNALWEAGCDHPTLMQLATSLGADVPFFLDASPAWVEGIGEQMTPVTVDDAVFLVVVPAVHISTATVFTHPKLTRNQPLTKMSALSRSGHVSEIVENGVNNCEPVVRELAPEVVQVFEWLEEFGAPRMSGTGSAVFVVLDDVAAAGAALDRLPARWRGWVSQIWSGSRCMAADSG; this is translated from the coding sequence ATGACTGAGCAGCGGTGGGTCTCGCCGGCCAAGCTGAATCTTTGCCTGCACATCAACGGTCGCTACGACAACGGCTATCACGCGCTGCAAAGCGTGTTCGTGCCCATCACCCTGTGCGACACCATCGACATTCGCCCGCGGGACGACCAACGCATCGAGCGCCTGGGTGGCCTGCCGGAACTGCCTGCTGAGGATGATCTCGCCTTGAAAGCGGCACGTAGCCTGTCGCATCACATGGGCGGGCACCCCTTCGGAGTGGACCTACGTATCGACAAGGTCATTCCAGCCGGCGCCGGCCTGGGCGGCGGCTCCAGCAACGCAGCGACCGTGTTGGTCGCCCTCAATGCGCTGTGGGAGGCGGGTTGTGACCACCCAACCCTGATGCAGTTGGCGACGTCGCTTGGTGCCGACGTGCCATTCTTTCTGGATGCGAGCCCGGCCTGGGTTGAAGGCATCGGCGAACAGATGACCCCGGTGACCGTGGATGACGCGGTATTTCTAGTGGTTGTGCCGGCCGTGCATATCAGCACTGCTACCGTGTTTACGCATCCCAAATTGACAAGGAATCAGCCGCTTACCAAAATGTCGGCCCTTTCGCGGTCCGGGCATGTGTCCGAGATTGTCGAAAACGGCGTCAATAACTGCGAGCCTGTGGTTCGTGAGTTGGCGCCGGAGGTTGTTCAGGTCTTTGAATGGCTTGAAGAATTTGGAGCGCCGCGGATGTCGGGTACCGGCAGTGCGGTGTTTGTCGTCCTCGACGATGTCGCGGCTGCAGGCGCGGCGTTGGACAGGCTGCCTGCGCGCTGGCGCGGCTGGGTGAGTCAGATTTGGTCGGGGTCGCGCTGTATGGCGGCCGACTCGGGCTGA
- the lolB gene encoding lipoprotein insertase outer membrane protein LolB produces the protein MTARRRLQGLVAFALVSLVGCATWTGPRPAQTGDEAAWQARRAALQTVTHWSLNGRIAATGLFGFSGRVRWQQRGEQFVIDVAGPFGAGATRLSGSADQVEIRNAEGAWVTTDAQGDLQRAYGWTLPLAGLERWALGLPIPGQPARWVLDGNGRLLTLDQAGWTVTYERYTQPVSGPALPQKLLIDNGETRWRLLVDRWQLDQAAPA, from the coding sequence ATGACAGCTCGGCGCAGACTGCAGGGACTCGTGGCGTTCGCGCTGGTCAGCCTGGTCGGCTGTGCCACCTGGACCGGCCCTCGACCGGCGCAGACGGGGGATGAGGCGGCCTGGCAGGCGCGCCGTGCCGCGTTGCAGACGGTCACGCACTGGAGCTTGAACGGTCGCATTGCGGCCACCGGTTTGTTCGGTTTTTCCGGGCGCGTGCGCTGGCAGCAGCGGGGTGAGCAGTTTGTGATCGATGTGGCTGGGCCATTCGGGGCCGGGGCGACGCGTTTGAGTGGCAGTGCGGACCAGGTGGAGATTCGCAATGCGGAAGGCGCGTGGGTCACCACCGATGCGCAGGGCGACCTGCAGCGTGCCTACGGCTGGACACTGCCGCTTGCGGGACTGGAGCGTTGGGCGCTCGGCTTGCCGATTCCCGGTCAGCCGGCCCGATGGGTGCTCGATGGCAACGGCCGTCTGCTGACGCTGGACCAGGCAGGCTGGACGGTGACCTACGAGCGGTACACGCAACCGGTCAGCGGCCCGGCATTGCCTCAGAAGCTGCTGATCGACAACGGTGAAACACGCTGGCGTCTGCTTGTCGATCGCTGGCAGTTAGATCAGGCCGCGCCCGCATGA
- a CDS encoding tetratricopeptide repeat protein has protein sequence MIQRMLATFIPAVLVAGCATAPEPGERLDALFQAAGGTGVQASEPLPDRAQAMYHVLVGQIAAERGDVAQAATEYLAAAKLAQQPSIAREATRYALASNDKTLSVTASQLWRESDPDNVQAQEAAFRVAVRARAYTTALEMARSFVAAQPESDVGEALRVVAGTLVRDNVAAEPAMAIMQPLVEAHADSAEAHYALGLVAMNVERWSLARASAQQASALRPGWSEAVLLEAGVLIKQQRVLEGIAVVEPLVRDGQAPDTRFALARLLLEANALDLAEIQLDQVLAEQADHPEARYARGLLALDRGNVDLAEQHFLALIEQPAQRFDAAYYLGRISEARGDLDAARGWYRRVAGGRHQSDALTRRAYLMAEGGHVDEARAYLQGLSRMNPGMQLQLLLVEADILLQSDQPEAALALYEQGLAEFPEEPDLLYGRSLAYEQLGQVDAAIADLRAMVEQDADDARALNALGYILTNHSQRYEEARGYIARALALRPNDPAVIDSMGWVEFRLGNLDAAAELLRRAYARLKDPEIAAHLGEVLWQMGEREEARQVWGTALSQHPEHGTLQETMTRLVP, from the coding sequence TTGATCCAGCGAATGCTCGCCACTTTCATCCCCGCGGTCCTGGTGGCCGGTTGTGCCACGGCGCCGGAGCCGGGCGAACGCCTGGACGCGCTGTTTCAGGCGGCCGGCGGGACCGGCGTTCAGGCCAGTGAGCCGCTGCCGGATCGAGCGCAGGCGATGTACCACGTGTTGGTCGGACAGATCGCCGCTGAACGCGGTGATGTGGCGCAGGCCGCAACGGAGTATCTGGCTGCGGCCAAGCTGGCCCAACAGCCGAGCATTGCGCGCGAGGCGACACGCTACGCGCTTGCCAGTAATGACAAGACGCTCTCGGTCACGGCCTCGCAGCTTTGGCGGGAGTCCGATCCGGACAACGTGCAGGCCCAGGAAGCGGCGTTTCGTGTGGCGGTTCGGGCACGGGCCTATACGACGGCTCTGGAGATGGCCCGCAGTTTCGTGGCCGCGCAGCCCGAATCGGATGTTGGCGAGGCCTTGCGGGTCGTCGCGGGCACGCTGGTGCGCGACAACGTGGCCGCTGAACCCGCCATGGCCATCATGCAGCCTTTGGTCGAGGCGCATGCCGACTCGGCCGAAGCGCATTACGCGCTGGGACTGGTCGCCATGAATGTCGAACGCTGGAGCCTGGCCAGGGCATCCGCGCAGCAGGCCAGCGCACTGCGCCCCGGCTGGTCGGAGGCTGTCCTGCTGGAGGCGGGTGTCCTGATCAAGCAGCAGCGTGTGCTCGAGGGCATTGCCGTTGTCGAACCGCTGGTTCGCGACGGGCAAGCGCCGGACACGCGGTTTGCGCTTGCGCGGTTATTGCTCGAGGCCAATGCGTTGGACCTGGCAGAAATCCAGCTCGACCAGGTGTTGGCGGAACAGGCGGATCACCCCGAAGCGCGATATGCGCGTGGCCTGTTGGCACTGGATCGGGGCAACGTCGACCTGGCCGAGCAGCACTTCCTGGCGCTCATCGAGCAGCCGGCGCAGCGATTCGACGCCGCCTATTACCTGGGGCGGATCTCCGAAGCCCGGGGCGATCTGGATGCAGCGCGTGGTTGGTACCGCCGGGTGGCCGGTGGGCGGCATCAAAGCGACGCGTTGACGCGTCGCGCCTATCTCATGGCGGAGGGCGGGCATGTTGATGAAGCCCGTGCGTACCTTCAGGGGCTGTCCCGGATGAACCCGGGTATGCAGCTGCAGCTGCTGCTGGTCGAGGCCGATATTCTGCTGCAGTCCGACCAGCCGGAAGCCGCGCTGGCCTTGTATGAGCAGGGGCTGGCGGAGTTTCCTGAAGAACCTGACCTGCTCTATGGCCGGTCACTGGCGTATGAGCAACTGGGGCAGGTGGATGCCGCGATTGCCGATCTTCGGGCCATGGTGGAGCAGGACGCCGACGATGCCCGGGCGCTCAACGCGCTGGGCTACATCCTGACCAATCATTCGCAGCGTTACGAAGAAGCACGCGGCTATATCGCGCGGGCCCTGGCACTGCGGCCGAACGACCCGGCCGTGATCGACAGCATGGGCTGGGTGGAATTTCGACTCGGCAACCTGGACGCGGCTGCCGAGCTGCTGCGGCGGGCCTACGCCCGACTCAAGGACCCCGAGATCGCGGCGCATCTGGGCGAGGTGCTCTGGCAGATGGGCGAGCGTGAAGAGGCGCGACAGGTTTGGGGCACCGCTTTGTCTCAGCATCCGGAACACGGCACCCTGCAGGAAACCATGACCCGACTCGTTCCCTGA
- the hemA gene encoding glutamyl-tRNA reductase: MPLLVLGLNHDSAPLALRERAAFAPTELSEALADARRVGGLAEVVVLSTCNRTEIITSGAHTADALTRWLAGRTALDADTLQAHGYLLEDEAAVRHVFRVAAGLDSMVLGEPQILGQVKQAFADADGAGTVGPTLRRLFQKANEAAKRARSETDIGRNPVSFAFAGVRLAEQIFEDVTEQTALLIGAGEMIELFAAHLKARGLRRLLFCNRTAARAEALAHRHAGASLPFSELDAYLPDADLLISCTGSPTPIVSREAMKQAVKRRRRRPVCALDIAVPRDIDPAAGTLDDVYLYAVDDLQAIIDRNQQARRDAAAQAEDLVQRHVDQFMHWLQTREAGAVVGQLRQQMTQVGDEVAASAIAQLQRGDDPAVVLPRLVRSLGQRWLHAPSTAIRQAPPEDQPALQAAVKRLFDLDDNA; encoded by the coding sequence ATGCCCCTTCTCGTCCTCGGCCTGAATCACGACTCCGCTCCGCTGGCGTTGCGTGAGCGTGCGGCGTTCGCGCCCACCGAGCTATCCGAGGCGCTTGCCGACGCCAGACGGGTCGGCGGGCTGGCCGAGGTGGTGGTGTTGTCGACCTGCAACCGCACGGAGATCATCACCAGCGGCGCGCATACCGCTGACGCCCTCACGCGATGGCTGGCGGGACGCACTGCGCTGGATGCCGACACATTGCAGGCACACGGCTATCTGCTCGAGGACGAGGCCGCAGTCCGTCACGTGTTCCGGGTGGCGGCCGGACTGGATTCCATGGTGCTGGGCGAGCCCCAGATTCTTGGCCAGGTGAAACAGGCATTCGCGGATGCCGACGGCGCGGGCACGGTCGGCCCCACGCTGCGCCGGTTGTTCCAAAAGGCCAATGAAGCCGCCAAGCGCGCCCGCTCGGAAACAGACATTGGCCGCAATCCTGTGTCGTTCGCCTTTGCAGGTGTCCGGCTGGCCGAGCAGATTTTCGAGGATGTCACCGAACAGACCGCCCTGCTCATCGGTGCGGGCGAAATGATCGAATTGTTCGCGGCCCATCTAAAGGCTCGCGGCCTGCGGCGGCTGCTGTTCTGCAACCGCACGGCTGCCCGCGCCGAGGCTCTCGCGCATCGCCATGCCGGCGCTTCGCTGCCCTTTTCAGAACTCGATGCCTACCTGCCCGATGCCGATCTGCTGATCAGCTGCACCGGCTCGCCGACGCCGATCGTCAGCCGCGAGGCCATGAAACAGGCCGTCAAGCGACGGCGACGGCGACCGGTCTGCGCGCTAGATATCGCGGTGCCGCGAGATATCGACCCCGCAGCGGGCACATTGGACGATGTCTACCTCTACGCGGTAGACGATTTACAAGCCATCATCGACCGCAACCAGCAGGCGCGGCGGGATGCTGCGGCGCAGGCCGAAGATCTGGTGCAGCGGCATGTCGATCAATTCATGCACTGGTTGCAAACCCGCGAGGCCGGCGCAGTCGTGGGACAATTGCGGCAACAGATGACGCAGGTCGGTGATGAAGTCGCGGCCAGCGCAATCGCACAACTCCAGCGCGGCGACGACCCTGCGGTGGTCCTCCCGCGTCTGGTGCGCAGCCTTGGCCAGCGCTGGTTGCACGCACCCAGCACGGCCATTCGCCAGGCGCCGCCCGAGGATCAACCCGCCCTGCAGGCTGCGGTCAAACGCCTGTTCGATCTGGACGACAACGCATGA
- the prfA gene encoding peptide chain release factor 1, with product MNPKLERRLEQLVERHEDLSHELSDPDVIGDQDKFRRLSQEYSHLGPLTEAFAGWRATAEELDEVRAMQGDDDPEVRAMAEDELEAVTTRRAELERVLYGFLVPRDPHDEANLFLEIRAGTGGDEAAIFAGDLLRMYQKYAETRGWRVEPLSESPGEHGGYKEVISRVVGTGAYSRLKFESGAHRVQRVPETESQGRIHTSACTVAVLPELDAVEAADINPAELRIDTFRASGAGGQHVNKTDSAIRITHLPSGIVVECQDERSQHKNRAKAMALLQSRLLEIEQTRQASEQAASRKSQVGSGDRSERIRTYNFPQGRVTDHRINLTLYKLAEIMEGAIDQVIDPLLAEYQAEQLAAISDDA from the coding sequence ATGAACCCGAAGCTAGAACGGAGACTGGAACAGCTCGTCGAGCGTCATGAGGACCTGAGCCACGAGCTAAGCGACCCGGACGTTATCGGCGATCAGGACAAGTTCCGCCGGCTCTCCCAGGAGTACTCGCACCTGGGGCCGCTGACCGAAGCCTTCGCGGGTTGGCGTGCCACGGCCGAGGAACTGGATGAAGTCCGGGCCATGCAAGGCGACGACGACCCCGAAGTCCGCGCCATGGCCGAGGATGAACTGGAGGCGGTCACCACGCGCCGCGCGGAACTCGAGCGCGTCTTGTATGGCTTTCTGGTACCGCGCGATCCCCATGACGAGGCCAATCTGTTCCTTGAAATCCGTGCCGGCACCGGGGGCGACGAGGCAGCGATTTTTGCGGGCGATCTGCTGCGCATGTACCAGAAATATGCAGAAACCCGCGGCTGGCGCGTTGAGCCGCTATCCGAAAGCCCGGGCGAGCACGGGGGCTACAAGGAAGTGATCAGTCGCGTAGTCGGCACCGGCGCCTATTCACGACTGAAGTTCGAGTCGGGGGCCCATCGCGTCCAGCGCGTGCCGGAAACCGAATCCCAGGGACGCATTCACACCTCGGCCTGCACGGTCGCGGTGCTGCCGGAGCTAGATGCCGTCGAGGCAGCGGACATCAACCCCGCGGAGCTGCGCATCGACACCTTCCGCGCCAGCGGTGCAGGCGGTCAGCACGTTAATAAGACCGACTCGGCCATTCGCATCACCCATTTGCCTAGCGGCATCGTGGTCGAGTGCCAAGACGAGCGCTCGCAGCACAAGAACCGCGCCAAGGCGATGGCGCTGTTGCAATCCCGCCTATTGGAAATCGAGCAGACCCGTCAGGCCTCGGAGCAGGCCGCCTCGCGCAAATCGCAGGTGGGCAGCGGGGACCGCTCCGAGCGCATCCGCACCTATAATTTTCCCCAGGGCCGCGTCACCGACCATCGCATCAACCTCACGCTCTACAAGCTCGCGGAGATCATGGAAGGCGCGATTGACCAGGTCATCGACCCGCTGTTGGCCGAGTACCAGGCCGAGCAACTCGCGGCGATTAGCGACGACGCATGA
- the prmC gene encoding peptide chain release factor N(5)-glutamine methyltransferase, with translation MSSYGDLLRWGEQRLDHSQRAGFLLEDAAARSLVWLRAHAKDAAPADIEQRYRDWVERVAGGEPDAYVSGVTHFWKLRLRVTPDVLIPRPDTETLVESALEMGGERPQRVADLGTGSGAVALSLALERPTWQIIGTDRSAAALDVARRNALDCAFSGVRWRQGNWYDAFATDERFDGLVSNPPYVASDDPALAPAVRQYEPASAVIADDNGLADLSVLIGQAPDHLHPRGWLAVEHGYAQAEAVAALFARAGFTDIQCRKDLAGHPRVTCGRLR, from the coding sequence ATGAGCAGCTACGGCGATTTGCTGCGCTGGGGCGAGCAGCGACTGGATCACAGCCAGCGCGCCGGTTTCCTCCTGGAAGATGCCGCGGCCCGCTCGCTGGTCTGGCTGCGCGCCCACGCCAAGGATGCGGCGCCAGCCGATATCGAACAGCGCTATCGCGACTGGGTTGAGCGCGTGGCCGGCGGCGAGCCCGATGCCTATGTCAGTGGCGTCACCCACTTCTGGAAGCTACGCCTGCGCGTGACGCCAGACGTGCTCATCCCGCGACCCGATACCGAAACCCTGGTCGAATCTGCCTTGGAGATGGGCGGCGAGCGCCCACAGCGCGTGGCTGACCTGGGCACGGGTAGCGGCGCCGTGGCCCTGTCGCTGGCCTTGGAGCGACCCACCTGGCAAATCATTGGCACCGACCGGTCCGCGGCCGCATTGGATGTTGCGCGCCGGAATGCGTTGGACTGCGCCTTCAGCGGCGTACGCTGGCGTCAGGGCAACTGGTACGACGCCTTTGCCACCGATGAGCGTTTCGACGGCCTAGTGAGCAACCCGCCATACGTCGCCAGCGACGATCCCGCGCTGGCACCCGCCGTTCGCCAGTACGAACCCGCCTCGGCGGTCATTGCCGACGACAACGGCCTGGCGGATCTGTCCGTCTTGATCGGTCAGGCGCCGGATCACCTGCATCCCCGGGGCTGGCTTGCTGTCGAGCATGGTTATGCCCAGGCCGAGGCCGTCGCCGCCCTGTTTGCCCGGGCCGGCTTTACCGACATCCAGTGCCGCAAGGACCTGGCAGGTCATCCACGCGTCACCTGCGGCCGACTGCGGTGA